ACAAGCTGCAAATGCGGTATTAACTTTAATAGAGAAGCCTGTTCATGCCTAAAAAAGAGCAAAAAGAATTACCTCCATACGAATATCCGCAAGGCTTCCAATATATTGCAGGTGTGGATGAAGTTGGACGAGGCCCTTTAGTCGGTGATGTTGTTACTGCTGCCGTCATTCTAGATCCCAATAACCCAATCGCTGGGTTAACAGATTCAAAGAAACTATCTGAGAAAAAGCGTCTGGCACTGTTTCCTGAAATTCAACAAAAAGCATTAGCTTGGTCTGTTGGCCGTTGTTCTCCGCAAGAAATAGATGAATTAAATATACTTCAGGCGACAATGGTTGCCATGCAGCGTGCCGTGGCTGGATTATCTGTAACAGCTGATTTTGTGGTCATTGATGGTAATAAAGTTCCTAACTTGCCGATGGAAGCTCAGGCGGTGGTGAAGGGCGATTTAAGAGTTGCAGAAATTAGTGCAGCATCAATTATTGCCAAAGTGATTCGCGACCATGAGATGGAAGAGTTGGATAAAAAGCATCCTGAATTTGGTTTTGCTCAACACAAAGGTTATCCAACCAAAGCGCATTTTGCCGCTATTGAAGAATATGGTGTTATTGATGAACATCGTAAGAGTTTTGGTCCAGTGAAGCGTGCGTTAGGGCTTGCATAAAAGCCAATAGCACTCTGAAATTTGTGACGCTTTTGCGTAGAATGAAGAACAAAGAATATTTAAAGCCAGGATTGAATTGAATGTCTGACCCAAAGTTTATCCACTTACGCATTCATAGTGACTACTCAATGGTTGATGGGATCGGTAAGGTTCCACCATTAGTGAAAAAAGTGGCCGAAATGGGCATGCCGGCAATGGCACTCACTGATTTTACTAACCTATGCGGCTTGGTGAAATTTTACGGTAATGCTAACAAGAGCGGTGTTAAACCGATTGTTGGTGCCGACTTTCTAATGCAATCAGAAGAGTTTGGTGATGAGCTCACTAAGCTGACGATTCTGGCGAAAGATAATACGGGTTACAAAAACCTGACCTTGTTAATCTCAGAGGCTTATTTACGCGGTCATGTTCAGCATCAACCCGTCATTGACAAAGAATGGCTTATTGAACGTGCGGAAGGGTTGATTATCATTTCCGGTGGTAAATGGGGCGAGATTGGCCGAGCTTTGCTCAAAGGTAATATGGCGACAGTGCGCCAATGCGTCGATTTTTATCAAACCCATTTTAAAGATAACTTCTATCTAGAGCTGACTCGTACCGGCCGTTTAGATGAAGAAACGTATCTGCATTTTGCTTTAGATTTAGCAGAACAAGAAAGTCTTCCTGTTGTTGCAACCAATGATGTGGTGTTCTTAACTGAGGATCTATTTGATGCTCATGAAATTCGAGTCGCGATCCATGATGGTTATACTCTCGATGATCCACGTCGCCCCAAAAATTACAGTCCACAACAATATCTTCGTAGTGAAGATGAGATGTGTGAGCTATTTGCTGACATTCCAGAAGCTTTAGTTAATACGGTAGAAATTGCCAAGCGTTGTAACGTCACTGTTCGCTTAGGCGAATATTTTCTACCTAACTTCCCGACAGAAGGGATGGAGATTGAAGACTATCTGATTAAAAAGTCTCACCATGGTCTAGAAGAGCGCCTTGAATTTTTATATCCCGATGAGCAAGAGCGGTTAGAAAAACGCCCCGAATATGATGCTCGACTTGAACGCGAGCTTGGGGTAATTAACCAGATGGGATTTCCTGGTTACTTTTTGATCGTAATGGAGTTCATCCAATGGTCGAAAGATAACGATATCCCTGTTGGGCCAGGCCGTGGTTCTGGTGCCGGTTCATTGGTGGCATATTCGCTTAAAATCACGGACCTCGATCCACTTAAATACGATTTGCTGTTCGAACGTTTCTTGAACCCTGAACGTGTCTCTATGCCCGATTTCGATGTCGATTTCTGTATGGATAAACGTGATAAGGTGATCGATCACGTTGCAGATATGTATGGACGTGATGCGGTATCTCAGATCATTACGTTTGGTACCATGGCTGCGAAAGCGGTGGTTCGTGATGTTGGTCGGGTGTTGGGCCATCCATTTGGTTTCTGTGATCGTATTTCTAAGCTAATTCCACCTGATCCAGGTATGACCTTGGAAAAGGCATTCGCCGCGGAACCCGCTTTAGGTGAGCTTTATAACAATGACGAAGAAGTCAAAGAGCTGATCGATATGTGTCGCATCCTTGAAGGGTGTACACGTAATGCCGGTAAACACGCTGGTGGGGTGGTGATTTCACCGACCACCATTACCGATTTTGCACCGTTATATTGTGATGCAGAAGGTAATCATCCAGTTACTCAGTTTGATAAAAATGATGTGGAATACGCGGGCCTAGTTAAGTTTGACTTCTTAGGCTTGAGAACGCTAACAATCATTGACTGGGCATTGGGGATGATTAACCCACGTCAAGAAAAGAAAGGGTTGCCTCCTGTTCGTATTGAAGCGATTGATCTTGAAGACCCTGCGTCATTTACCATTTTGAAAAACTCTGAAACGACGGCTGTATTCCAGTTGGAATCTCGCGGTATGAAAGAGTTGATTAAACGACTTCAGCCAGACTGTTTTGAAGATATCATCGCATTGGTGGCGTTGTTCCGTCCTGGGCCATTGCAATCAGGTATGGTAGATAACTTTATCGACCGTAAACACGGTCAAGAAGAAATTTCCTACCCCGATGAAAAGTGGCAACATGAGTCGTTAAAAGAAATACTTGAACCTACATATGGCATTATCTTGTATCAAGAACAGGTAATGCAGATAGCACAGGTTCTC
This DNA window, taken from Vibrio nitrifigilis, encodes the following:
- the rnhB gene encoding ribonuclease HII, giving the protein MPKKEQKELPPYEYPQGFQYIAGVDEVGRGPLVGDVVTAAVILDPNNPIAGLTDSKKLSEKKRLALFPEIQQKALAWSVGRCSPQEIDELNILQATMVAMQRAVAGLSVTADFVVIDGNKVPNLPMEAQAVVKGDLRVAEISAASIIAKVIRDHEMEELDKKHPEFGFAQHKGYPTKAHFAAIEEYGVIDEHRKSFGPVKRALGLA
- the dnaE gene encoding DNA polymerase III subunit alpha; translation: MSDPKFIHLRIHSDYSMVDGIGKVPPLVKKVAEMGMPAMALTDFTNLCGLVKFYGNANKSGVKPIVGADFLMQSEEFGDELTKLTILAKDNTGYKNLTLLISEAYLRGHVQHQPVIDKEWLIERAEGLIIISGGKWGEIGRALLKGNMATVRQCVDFYQTHFKDNFYLELTRTGRLDEETYLHFALDLAEQESLPVVATNDVVFLTEDLFDAHEIRVAIHDGYTLDDPRRPKNYSPQQYLRSEDEMCELFADIPEALVNTVEIAKRCNVTVRLGEYFLPNFPTEGMEIEDYLIKKSHHGLEERLEFLYPDEQERLEKRPEYDARLERELGVINQMGFPGYFLIVMEFIQWSKDNDIPVGPGRGSGAGSLVAYSLKITDLDPLKYDLLFERFLNPERVSMPDFDVDFCMDKRDKVIDHVADMYGRDAVSQIITFGTMAAKAVVRDVGRVLGHPFGFCDRISKLIPPDPGMTLEKAFAAEPALGELYNNDEEVKELIDMCRILEGCTRNAGKHAGGVVISPTTITDFAPLYCDAEGNHPVTQFDKNDVEYAGLVKFDFLGLRTLTIIDWALGMINPRQEKKGLPPVRIEAIDLEDPASFTILKNSETTAVFQLESRGMKELIKRLQPDCFEDIIALVALFRPGPLQSGMVDNFIDRKHGQEEISYPDEKWQHESLKEILEPTYGIILYQEQVMQIAQVLAGYTLGGADMLRRAMGKKKPEEMAKQRAVFQSGAENNGIDGELAMKIFDLVEKFAGYGFNKSHSAAYALVSYQTLWLKTHHPAEFMAAVMTADMDNTEKVVGLVDECNRMGLAVLPPDINKGLYRFNVDDDGAIVYGIGAIKGVGEGPIDAICQAREEGGYFKDLFDFCARIDLKRVNKRVIEKLIYAGALDRLGPHRAAMMASLDDAVKSANQYHQAEAFGQADMFGVLTDAPEEVEQKYTQVPPWPEKVWLEGERETLGLYLTGHPINAYLKELNNYTSCRLNEAAPTRRDQSLTVAGLVINARVMTTKRGSRIGLLTLDDRSGRMEVMLFSDALDRYAELLEKDKILVVSGQVSFDDFNGGLKMSAREVMDLGSAREKYARGLSLSIEQSQIDEQFFERFSQIIEPHRAGTVPVNVYYQRADARARLALGTEWRVTPNDALLDELKQLLGNHRVELEFN